The sequence below is a genomic window from Gammaproteobacteria bacterium.
CCGAGCCCACCGGCGAACTGGAAGCGGCCGCGGAGGTGATGGAGCGGGTACAGGAAATGATGGTGCGGGCCCGTGAGGCGATGCGCTCCCAGCGTTTCGGTCCCCGGCCTCCGGGCGGGCCTCCCCCGGCACGTGTACGGATTACGGTCGACGAGACCGGGCCGGACGAGCGCGGAGGCCGCAGGGTGTCGCCCGCGCGCGGGCGCATCACCATCGACGGCAGTGGCTTCGGCGGACGCAGAGGCCCCGGAGGCCCGCCGCCTGGCGTTCGCTTCCGGTCTCCCTACCTGCTCGGTCACCGTTTCGTGGCGGGAGCCGAACTCGAGGTGGTGGAACCGGACGCTTCGGCCGGCATTGGGGGAAGCAGGCTTCGGGTCGTGCAGGTCGTGGAAGGCAGTCCCGCCTACCGCGCCGGCCTGGCGCCCGAGGACGTGATCGTGAGCATCGGTGGAGAGCCCGCAAGCAGCCTGACGGAATTCCGCATCCGCCTGGGGCGGCTGATCCGCCGGGGTCGCCCGGAGATGCAGGTGGTGCGCGGCGACACGACCCTGGTGGTCATTCTGCCGCGACAGTAGGGAGCCTGGCGCCCCCCCGCCCTACTCGTACCTGAGCGAGTCGATCGGATCGAGCAGCGCCGCCCGGCGCGCGGGCCATATCCCGAAGAAGAGCCCGATCCCCGCTGAGAAGAGCAGCGCCACAGCCACGGCCGCCGGCGCCACCGCCGTTTCCCAGCCCGCGGTGTTCGAGAGGAGTTCGGCGCTGCCGACTCCCGCGGCCACCCCCAGAATCCCGCCCATCGTGCACAGCACGAGCGACTCGATGATGAACTGGAGCAGGATGTTCAGGCGAGTGGCGCCCATGGCCTTGCGGATGCCGATCTCGCGGGTGCGCTCGGTGACGCTCACCAGCATGATGTTCATGATGCCGATGCCGCCCACCAGCAGGCTGATCGCCGCGATGCCCCCGAGCAGGTAGGTGAAGGTCTGCTGCGTCTCGTTGAACGACTCGAGCAACTGCGCCGAATTGCGGATGGAGAAGTCGGCCTCCTCACCGGGCGGAATGCGGTGCTCACGCCGCAGGATGCGGTCGATGTCGGCGTAGGCCGCGTCCATGGAACCTTCGTCCAGGACCTTCACGCTGATGGAATTGAGCCGGTCGCGGCCCCCGAAGACCCGGTACTGGGCCGTGCTCAGCGGGATGTAGACACGCTCATCCGGCTGCGACCACGGGCTGGATTCGCCCTGCTCTTCGAGAACGCCGATGACCTCGAAGGGGATTCCGCGGATCTGGACGGTGCGCCCCACCAGCAGCGCCGCTGGCGTCTCCAGCTGGTTGGGGATCTCCGACCCCACGACGGCCACGCGGCGGCGGCCCTGCACTTCGCCTTCGTCGAATATCCTTCCGAGATCCAGATCGATGTTCTGGACGTCGAAATACTCGGGCCAGGTGCCCAGCACCTCGTTGCTCGAGTTCCAGCGCAGATAGGAAACCTGCTGGCGCTGCTCGATTTCCGGAGCGATCAGGAGCGAGCCTCCCGTCTGCATGCGCAGCGCCTCCGCGTCCTCGTCGTACAGGCGCGCGCGCGCGCCTCCGTCCCGGATGCCCCGGAACATGCTCTGCCCGGGCCGGATGGTGAGCACGTTGGTGCCCATGTTCTGGATCTGCTCTTCCACGCGCTGTTGCGCGCCCTCGCCCAGCGACACCATGGCGATCACCGCGGCGACGCCGATGATGATCCCCAGCGTGGTGAGGAACGAGCGCAACGCGTTGACCCTGATGGCCTGAAGGGCGACGACGACGATTTCCTTGATCAGCATTTCGGATCTCCGGGCTGCCTCAGCGCCTTCCGCCGCGCGGGGTACCTCCTCCGAACGGGCTTCCGCCGCCCATCCGCTCGCGCATGCGGTCGATGAACTCCTGCTGCTGCGCCTGCAGCTGGGCCGCGCCGATGAGCGCCACCTCTTCACCCTCTTCGAGCCCGACCAGCACCTCGGTATTGTCCCAGTCGTTCACGCCGATCAGGATGGGGCGCGGCTCGATGGTGCCGTCCGCGGAGACCACGAACGTGATCGCCGGTCGGGGCGCGCCCTCCTGTTCGCGACGGCCGGCAAACCCGCCGACGTCGACGCCCATGGGATCCATCATGCCCTGGCCCGCGGCGGGGCCCATTCCCATCATTCCGGCACCGTTGCCGGCCCCGGCGCCCAAGCGCCTGCCAGCACCCATTCCAGCACCGGCGTCAGCGCCCGCTCCAGGACGGCCAGTGCCCGCTCCAGGGTCTCCGTTCACAGCCGCTTCGGGACCGCCGCCGTTCTCCGCGCGGGCCTGCATCATCTGCTCGCGCATCTGCTCGCGCGAGATTTCCCCGCTCGCCAACTGATCGCGAAGCTCCTGCAGGCGGGCGTTTCCGTCCATCCCGCCCATCGGCCTCTGGCCCGCCATCATTCGCCCGGGGGCTCCATCCGGTGCCGCCATGAACCCGCCAGGCGCGCCGGAGCTGCCCGGCAATGAGGCACGCAGGTCTGCAAACACCGACCGATCCATCTCGATCGCGTCCGGATCCATCCCCAGCACCATCGCCGCGGGCGCCATCTCCTGGAACTGCACCAGCGCGTTGTTGGGGATGAGCAGGGCATTGGGTCGCTCGGCGACCAGGATTTCGACCTCCGCGTTCATGCCGGGCTTGAGCAGGCCGCCACGGTTATCGATCATCACGATCACCGCGAACATGGTCACGTTCTGCTGGACCTCGGCCTGCGGTTCGATCTTGTCGACGATTCCCGCGAAGGTGCGCCCCGGGAATGCTTCCACCGTCACCGTTGCGGTCAGGTCGGCCGAGATCTGTCCGACATCGGTCTCGTCCACCAGCGTGCGCACCTGCATCTCGGCCAGGTTCGCCATCATGAAGAGGGTCGTGCCGCCGGATACGTTCTGCGACGCGGACTGGATGACCTGTCCCTCCTCGACGTTCTTCTGGATGATGGTGCCGGCCATGGGCGCGCGAATGGTCACGTCGCTCAGGCGCAGCTCGGCCAGCTCCATGCTCGTGGTGGCCTTGACCAGGTTTGCCTGCGCGTTCGCGAAGTCCAGGTTGGCCGACTCGTGTTCCTGTTCCGTGATCACGCCGGATTCGAGGAGCAGGCGGGAGCGCTCCAGCTGGGCGGTCGAAATCTCCACCCGCGCCCGCGCCACGTTCAGGTCGGCTTCCGTCTGGTTGAAGTCGTTGCGCACGTCGCGCGGATCGATCTCCGCGAGCAGCGCGCCCGGCTCGAGCTCGTCCCCGGTGTCCACGTGCAGGCGCAGAATCTCTCCCGAGGCCTTGGACTTGACCTCCACGGTGCGCACGGGCTCCATCAGGCCGGTTGCCTCGGCCACCAGGCGCAGGTCGTCGCGCAGAGCCGGCATCGTCGTAAGGCCGGGCGCTTCTTCCACCGTGTCGGCGCCGTTGCAGGCCGCCACGGCCAGCAGTGCGAGAAGCCTTACGCCTCCGTTCGTCAGTGCCTTGGTGCTCACGTTCATTTCCTCTCCAGAGAATCCTGCTTCGCAGGCTGAGGTGTCATTGCTCAAACAGTCGCCGCCACCATCGGCTCGTTCAGGAAGTCGCGCGCGACCAGGCCGTCGAGCAGATGAATCTGGCGCTGCGCGTACTGCGCGATGTCGTGTTCGTGCGTGACCACGAGGATGGTCTGCCCCTGCCGGTGGAGGTCCACGAAGACCGACATGATCTCCTCGCTGGTGGTGGAGTCCAGGTTTCCCGTGGGCTCGTCGGCCAGCAGGATGGCGGGCCCGTTGACGAGCGCGCGCGCGACCGCCACGCGCTGCCGCTGGCCGCCGGAGAGCTCCGGCGGGCGGTGGTCCATGCGCAACCCCAGGCCCACCGTCTCCAGTGCCTCGCGGGCCCGTTGGCGCCGCTCGCGGGCGGAAACTCCGGCGTAGATGAGCGGCAGCTCCACGTTGTGCAGGGCCGTGGCGCGCGGCAGCAGGTTGAAGGTCTGGAACACGAACCCGATCTCGCGGTTGCGGACGTGGGCGAGCTGATCGTCGCTCAGGTCGCTCACGAGCTGCTCGTTCAGCCAGTACTGCCCCCGGGTGGGTGTGTCCAGACAGCCGATCAGGTTCATGAAGGTGGATTTGCCGCTGCCCGAGGGTCCCATGATGGCGACGAACTCGCCCCGGCTGATCTCGAGGTCGACGCGGCGAAGGGCGCGGATGGTCTCCGCTCCCAGGACGTAGTGCTTGGTCAGTCCGGACGTTTGGATAACAGGTCGGCTCACAGTTCGCTCCCCAGAATCGCCTCCAGTTGCGCACGCGCGACCGCGTAGTCGTATCGCGCCGTAACCAGACCCGACTCCGCCTGCACGAGGGCGATCTGACTCGTGATCAGGTCGAGGATGGTCGCAACGGAGAGATCGAAGCGCTGCTGCACGACCCGGAGGTCCTCCTCCGCCACATCCCTCGCCTCGATGGCGATGGCGATGGCCTGCTCGGAGGTCCTCAGCGCGAACACCGCTCCATCCACCTGCGCGCGGACCAGAAGTCTGGCATCCTCCTCCTGTACGAAGGCAACGCGTTCCTGATTCTCGGCGCGCGCGATGTTCTGGTCGCGGTTGAAGCCGTCGAACACGTTGTAGCTGCCGGAGAGGCGAACATTCCACGAAGTCGTCCCGCCGTCGAAGGCGACTTCCCTGTTTGCCCAGCTGTAGCCGGACGAGACCCGGAGCGACGGGAATCGCGAGGCCCGGGAGGAACCGGCGGCTGCCGAGGCGGCCCGGGCGGCTGCGCGGGCGCTGCGTACGGCCGGCGAGCGCTCTTCGGCGAGGAGGAACATCTCCTGCTCGCTCAGAGCGAGCGGACTCGGGCCGAGATCGTCCGGAAGCTCGGGCATGACCGGCTCCGGCAACCCCACCTGCCGCCCCAGGGCGAAACGCGCCGCGCGGGTGGCGGCCTCCGCCTGAAGCACCGACTGCATCGCGTTCGCCACCTCAAGCCGGGCCCGCAGCGTGTCGGAGCGCGTCCCGGAGCCCAGCTCGGCGCGGCGACGCGTGTTGGCCAGGCTCTCCTCGGCCCGTTCCACGCTCGCCTGCGCCACTTCAAGAAGATCCGCCTGGCGCAGGGCGGCGAAGTACAGATCCTTGGTCTGCAGAATCACGCCGAAGCGTTGATTCTCCATGTCCGCTTCGGCGGCGGCGATATCCGCTCTCGCCCGATCCATGTTGGCGAAGCGCTGGCCACCGTTGAAGAGGCTGTACGACAGCGAGAGGCCCGCGTTATAGCTCTGGCTCGCGCCGACGACGGTGCGCTGGGTGGCCGCGTCGAACCGCTGGCTGCTGTTGGTCGAGGCGCCGGAGCTGAGGCTCAGGGTCGGGAGAAAGCCTCCCCAGGCGGCCCTGTGCGAGACGCCGGCGTTGTCCAGACCGGCCCGCGCCTGCGCCATCGACGGGTGCACCTGCAGCGACCTTGCGATCGCCTCGTCCAGCGTAAGCGGCTGCTGCGCCGAAAGGGTGCCCGCCAGGGCGAGCGCCGCGATGGCATGCGCGGAGAAGCGCCGCCAGTGCTTCATACTTTGCGTGACCATTCGCCCCCATCCCGTGCTCCCCCGTCCCTGTCCCCGTCCCCGCTGTCCCGCTGAGGGCCTTCCTGGTCGCCCTGTCGCCGGTCACGCTCGCCGTCGCGAGCTTCGGACCGCGATCTCCCCCTTTCCCTTTCGTCCTCCAGTTCCCTGCGGCGGTCGAAATCGTTCAGCAGGGCGTCGTACTCGGCAGCCTGCTCCGGGGTGAGCACCGCCTTGATGGAGGAGCGCGTCGACTCGATCAACTCCCCGTACCCCGTCCGGTAGTCCGCCCGCAACTGCCGCATCATCATTCGCGACTGGCCTACGATCGAATCAACCTGAACCTGCTGCTCGGCGCTCAGTCCGACGCGCTCGACGATCAGGCCGCGACGGCGGGTCTCCCCTCCGCGATCCTCATCCGCCTCCTCCGCCGCCACGGCCGCAGGCGCGGTGGGCGCCCTGGGTTCTGCCTGAGCCGACGATGTCCTTGACCACACCAGGCCGAGAAGGAACCCGGCCACCAAGGTCGCAAAGAGTACGCCGCCGGCTGCTGCGCGGGTGTTGCGTGCGGTCATCACCAACCTCCCTCGATCGCGACCAAAAAGGCCACCTCGTCCACCTGATCGGCAACGAGCACCGCCGGCAGCGGCTCGTCATCGACCCCGGACACCAGAGCTTCCTCAAGGGCGATGCCGGATCCGGGCGTCGTCTCGCCCGGTGCCAGCAGGGAGGCCATCGCTGCGGCCGCGACCACCGACGCCGGGACCAGCAATCTCCACCATGACGCCAGCACGTCGCCTACCGTCAGCCGGCGCGTCGCGCGCCGCCTGGCCAGCTCCGGACCCGCAAGGGCCATCACGCGGGCCTGGAATCGGGCCCAGTGGCCAGGGTCGGAGTGCCCGGGATCGAGTAGCTCCAGGGAGATTCTGCCTTTGTCGACCATGTCGCCATTCCGGCCTGATGTGGTTTGTCTGTTCATCTGAGTGTGTCGTCCGTCCAGCTACCTGTTCGTGTCTCTTGCCTGGATCCCGCGAGATTGCTTCCAGCTATGCGTCCGGCCTGAGGAGCGCTCGCAGCGACTTGCGCGCGTAGTGCAGATGCGAGCGTACCGTCCCCGCGGGGAGCCCGAGGCGCTGTGCGATCTCTCTGTGCTTCCATCCCTCCAGGTCGTGCAGCAGCACGATCTTCCTTTGTACTTCGGGCAGCTCTGCGAGCGCGCGGGCGAGTTCCTCGCGCAACTCCGACAACTGCGCCTCCTTCTCCGGCGTCGGGGTGCTGGAACGGGCGCTGAACGGAATCGGGTCCGTCGCCCGCAACGCCTCCCGGCGCACGAGGTTGTTCGACCGGTTTCTCACGATCGTCATCAGCCAGCCCCCGAACCTGGCGGGGCTCCGACAATCGTCGAGACGTTCGAGGGCGACCAGGAAAGCTTCCTGGGCCGCGTCCTCCGCGTCTTCCGGCCGGCCGATCACGGAGAGAGCCACCAGAAATGCCGCCCTGCGATAGCGGGTTACGAGTTGCCCGAAGGCATCCCCGTCCCCCGACCGGGCCAGTGCAACCAGCGTCGCGTCATCCAAGTGATCGTCGCCTCAACGAGAATGACACGTGGACATCGAACGTTGTTGAATGGCTGGCAGCCCACGGACTGCTAGCGCCGACGTCGTAGCCGGCTTCGGCGTTTCCGCCTGGTCTTGCCGGACCGGGGCCACTCGCGGGTGGCCTCCGCCAGCAGCGCCTGCCATTCGTCGGGGAAGAGTCCCCCAAGATCCCGGGCGGCCGTCAGAAACTCGCCGCGCGGCTTCTCCGCCTCGTTCCCGGCGCGAAAGAACCGCACCAGCATGAGCGCGGCGCCCGAATCGGCGATGACGCCGCTTCGCGCGGTCCCCGCCACGCGCGCGATCCAGGCCGTTCCCTCGGCGTCGGAGAATCCCCACTCGATTGACGCAGGTGCCGACCGGACGGTTGCTTCTTCAGGAGGCTCGCCACGACGCGAGGGACGCCCGCGTGCCGGCGCGGCCGGCCGAGGCGTGCCGCGCGCGGGCTTCAGGCGAGCCGGGGGAGGTGGCGACCCGGACGCGGGTGGCGGCGGGGCTCCGGAGCGCTCGGGCGGCGGAGCCGGCGGTCGCGCGGACGGCGGCGAGGAAGGGCGGGCGGACGGAGGCGGCTTCTGACGGGCCGGAGAGGCGGGCGCCCCGGGGGGCGCTGGTCGAGGCGGGTCCGGCCGGTCCGCGGGCGGAGGGGCGGGACGGGCGGGAGGTGGAATCCCGGGTCGAGCCGGTGAGGATGACGGCGGTTCGGCGGACGGAGGGCGGTCCGGCCCGGCGCCGCCGGGCCCGTCCGGTGGCGACGGCGGTTTCACGCGCTGCCGGTCGACCGCACGGTCGACAGGGAGAGCGCCTTCAGGACCTCGTCTCCGTAGAACATGCGCACGTACTTGGCCTGAACCGGGGTAACGCTGCGCACAGCCCAGACCAGATGGA
It includes:
- a CDS encoding PDZ domain-containing protein, with the protein product MLRFGASGALLLLLSLLAAGAEAQTRVQAAEGGWIGIQVEGRARPDGSTRVMIVRVDRGSPADRAGVRPFDLLVRLDGADVSPEALVELGERLRPGLPVELTLLRANRERTLRVVAGTRPDPMDPATMEEFTARVDSARLQILRMVDSLMADTTWARIRTDMEAVRRAMVEQAEPTGELEAAAEVMERVQEMMVRAREAMRSQRFGPRPPGGPPPARVRITVDETGPDERGGRRVSPARGRITIDGSGFGGRRGPGGPPPGVRFRSPYLLGHRFVAGAELEVVEPDASAGIGGSRLRVVQVVEGSPAYRAGLAPEDVIVSIGGEPASSLTEFRIRLGRLIRRGRPEMQVVRGDTTLVVILPRQ
- a CDS encoding ABC transporter ATP-binding protein; this translates as MSRPVIQTSGLTKHYVLGAETIRALRRVDLEISRGEFVAIMGPSGSGKSTFMNLIGCLDTPTRGQYWLNEQLVSDLSDDQLAHVRNREIGFVFQTFNLLPRATALHNVELPLIYAGVSARERRQRAREALETVGLGLRMDHRPPELSGGQRQRVAVARALVNGPAILLADEPTGNLDSTTSEEIMSVFVDLHRQGQTILVVTHEHDIAQYAQRQIHLLDGLVARDFLNEPMVAATV
- a CDS encoding efflux RND transporter periplasmic adaptor subunit, whose product is MSTKALTNGGVRLLALLAVAACNGADTVEEAPGLTTMPALRDDLRLVAEATGLMEPVRTVEVKSKASGEILRLHVDTGDELEPGALLAEIDPRDVRNDFNQTEADLNVARARVEISTAQLERSRLLLESGVITEQEHESANLDFANAQANLVKATTSMELAELRLSDVTIRAPMAGTIIQKNVEEGQVIQSASQNVSGGTTLFMMANLAEMQVRTLVDETDVGQISADLTATVTVEAFPGRTFAGIVDKIEPQAEVQQNVTMFAVIVMIDNRGGLLKPGMNAEVEILVAERPNALLIPNNALVQFQEMAPAAMVLGMDPDAIEMDRSVFADLRASLPGSSGAPGGFMAAPDGAPGRMMAGQRPMGGMDGNARLQELRDQLASGEISREQMREQMMQARAENGGGPEAAVNGDPGAGTGRPGAGADAGAGMGAGRRLGAGAGNGAGMMGMGPAAGQGMMDPMGVDVGGFAGRREQEGAPRPAITFVVSADGTIEPRPILIGVNDWDNTEVLVGLEEGEEVALIGAAQLQAQQQEFIDRMRERMGGGSPFGGGTPRGGRR
- a CDS encoding sigma-70 family RNA polymerase sigma factor, which codes for MDDATLVALARSGDGDAFGQLVTRYRRAAFLVALSVIGRPEDAEDAAQEAFLVALERLDDCRSPARFGGWLMTIVRNRSNNLVRREALRATDPIPFSARSSTPTPEKEAQLSELREELARALAELPEVQRKIVLLHDLEGWKHREIAQRLGLPAGTVRSHLHYARKSLRALLRPDA
- a CDS encoding ABC transporter permease, whose protein sequence is MLIKEIVVVALQAIRVNALRSFLTTLGIIIGVAAVIAMVSLGEGAQQRVEEQIQNMGTNVLTIRPGQSMFRGIRDGGARARLYDEDAEALRMQTGGSLLIAPEIEQRQQVSYLRWNSSNEVLGTWPEYFDVQNIDLDLGRIFDEGEVQGRRRVAVVGSEIPNQLETPAALLVGRTVQIRGIPFEVIGVLEEQGESSPWSQPDERVYIPLSTAQYRVFGGRDRLNSISVKVLDEGSMDAAYADIDRILRREHRIPPGEEADFSIRNSAQLLESFNETQQTFTYLLGGIAAISLLVGGIGIMNIMLVSVTERTREIGIRKAMGATRLNILLQFIIESLVLCTMGGILGVAAGVGSAELLSNTAGWETAVAPAAVAVALLFSAGIGLFFGIWPARRAALLDPIDSLRYE
- a CDS encoding TolC family protein, with the translated sequence MVTQSMKHWRRFSAHAIAALALAGTLSAQQPLTLDEAIARSLQVHPSMAQARAGLDNAGVSHRAAWGGFLPTLSLSSGASTNSSQRFDAATQRTVVGASQSYNAGLSLSYSLFNGGQRFANMDRARADIAAAEADMENQRFGVILQTKDLYFAALRQADLLEVAQASVERAEESLANTRRRAELGSGTRSDTLRARLEVANAMQSVLQAEAATRAARFALGRQVGLPEPVMPELPDDLGPSPLALSEQEMFLLAEERSPAVRSARAAARAASAAAGSSRASRFPSLRVSSGYSWANREVAFDGGTTSWNVRLSGSYNVFDGFNRDQNIARAENQERVAFVQEEDARLLVRAQVDGAVFALRTSEQAIAIAIEARDVAEEDLRVVQQRFDLSVATILDLITSQIALVQAESGLVTARYDYAVARAQLEAILGSEL